The following are from one region of the Hymenobacter sp. YIM 151858-1 genome:
- a CDS encoding phosphohydrolase, translating to MKHSINTRAQQYATAQHAGQFYDGFPYTMHLEQVHAVCCNFTHLLPDLQDLHHAFAGAWVHDVIEDCRVTYNDVKAATNEAVAEIAYLLATPKGRSRADRHCDAYYEEMSRNRLATFVKIADRIANAEYSRDMGSSMLNRYRSEQAHFAKFLRPAWLEFEPMWHRLDATFA from the coding sequence ATGAAGCACTCTATCAACACGCGGGCGCAGCAATACGCAACCGCCCAGCACGCGGGCCAGTTTTACGACGGGTTTCCCTATACCATGCACTTAGAGCAGGTTCACGCGGTCTGTTGCAACTTCACGCACCTACTGCCCGATCTGCAAGACCTGCACCACGCCTTTGCCGGAGCGTGGGTGCATGATGTGATCGAGGATTGCCGAGTGACCTACAACGACGTGAAGGCCGCCACCAACGAAGCGGTAGCGGAAATCGCTTACCTGCTGGCAACGCCCAAGGGCCGCTCGCGGGCAGACCGGCACTGCGACGCCTATTATGAGGAAATGAGCCGCAATCGCTTGGCTACCTTCGTGAAGATAGCTGACCGCATCGCCAACGCGGAGTATTCCCGCGACATGGGCAGTTCTATGCTCAATCGCTACCGAAGCGAGCAGGCGCACTTTGCCAAGTTCCTGCGTCCGGCGTGGCTGGAATTTGAGCCCATGTGGCACCGCCTCGATGCGACTTTCGCTTGA
- a CDS encoding DUF4326 domain-containing protein yields MITVVSRHWHKPKEGETDYYVGRGTPLGNPFSHLEGAKAQFRVGSRDEAVDCYAAWLRQKLADKDPDVCGEMNRIFSLAKEGPVNLLCYCAPQRCHAGVIKELIESKL; encoded by the coding sequence ATGATAACGGTCGTCAGCCGTCACTGGCACAAGCCCAAGGAAGGGGAGACGGACTACTACGTGGGCCGGGGTACGCCGCTCGGCAACCCGTTCTCACACCTCGAAGGCGCCAAAGCGCAGTTCAGGGTGGGTTCCCGCGACGAGGCGGTTGACTGCTACGCGGCGTGGCTCAGGCAGAAGCTGGCTGACAAAGACCCCGACGTATGCGGCGAAATGAACCGTATCTTCTCACTGGCAAAGGAAGGCCCGGTCAACCTGCTTTGTTACTGTGCGCCCCAACGCTGCCATGCGGGCGTGATAAAGGAGCTGATCGAATCGAAGCTGTAA
- a CDS encoding DNA cytosine methyltransferase: MKPKLLDLFCCEGGAAKGYVDAGFEVVGVDIEPQPNYPYAFIQADAVQALRELVETGHWHGYALTDFAAIHASPPCQGYSNTQKLQGNEHPLLIEPVRALLEQSGKPYAIENVPGAPLLNPITLCGTMFGLETTRHRLFECQPTLWFPPAPCSHVKKTTKMGRKPKPGLEYMHIVGNFNGVAYAREVMDMPWASRYGLAQAIPPAYTKFIGAHLLRAAQ, encoded by the coding sequence ATGAAGCCGAAGCTGTTAGACTTATTCTGTTGCGAGGGAGGGGCGGCGAAAGGGTATGTCGATGCCGGGTTCGAGGTAGTAGGCGTCGATATAGAACCGCAGCCTAACTACCCGTATGCTTTTATCCAAGCCGATGCTGTACAGGCATTGCGCGAGTTGGTGGAAACCGGCCACTGGCACGGTTATGCCCTTACGGATTTTGCCGCCATTCACGCCTCTCCACCCTGCCAAGGGTACAGCAACACGCAAAAACTACAAGGCAACGAGCATCCATTGCTTATAGAGCCCGTTCGCGCTTTGCTAGAGCAAAGCGGCAAGCCTTACGCCATTGAGAACGTGCCCGGCGCGCCATTGCTCAATCCTATAACGTTGTGCGGCACTATGTTTGGCTTGGAAACCACCCGTCACCGGCTGTTTGAGTGCCAGCCTACACTGTGGTTTCCGCCCGCTCCGTGTAGCCACGTTAAGAAAACAACCAAGATGGGGCGCAAGCCCAAGCCGGGCTTGGAGTACATGCACATCGTTGGAAACTTTAATGGGGTGGCGTATGCGCGCGAGGTAATGGATATGCCCTGGGCTAGCCGCTACGGGCTGGCGCAAGCCATTCCTCCCGCCTATACCAAGTTTATCGGCGCTCACTTGCTAAGAGCAGCGCAGTAA
- a CDS encoding endonuclease domain-containing protein, translating into MKTTNEMKGFAAQMRRVKTPAEQTAYNILKDNFLATGAGFKNQVVFGYYILDFVVPSKMLVIELDGSSHEGREAYDARRDAFVKECGLTTIRLHNDNAALVAAELAAAPFVMNWMNTWERAKKVAAKAKKTGQDVAKISSQTSTKTGEESYLHLARQPRKPKKRREISMAEAYARQLAKKGKRFEQIAAAIKATGKPTGIKEARKNWVEKRSAAKAEALARLKS; encoded by the coding sequence ATGAAGACAACTAATGAAATGAAGGGTTTTGCGGCGCAGATGCGGCGCGTAAAGACCCCGGCTGAGCAGACGGCTTACAACATCCTGAAGGATAATTTTCTGGCAACGGGCGCCGGCTTTAAGAACCAGGTGGTGTTTGGCTACTACATCCTCGACTTTGTGGTGCCAAGCAAGATGCTGGTGATTGAACTGGACGGCAGTTCGCACGAGGGCCGCGAAGCATACGATGCCCGTCGCGACGCCTTCGTAAAAGAGTGCGGCCTGACGACCATTCGCCTGCACAACGACAACGCCGCACTGGTGGCCGCAGAACTAGCCGCCGCGCCCTTCGTGATGAACTGGATGAATACGTGGGAGCGCGCGAAGAAGGTGGCCGCTAAAGCCAAGAAAACGGGCCAAGATGTTGCCAAAATTTCTTCTCAGACATCCACTAAGACAGGAGAGGAGTCGTACCTTCATTTGGCAAGACAGCCACGTAAACCCAAGAAGCGTCGGGAGATTAGCATGGCTGAAGCCTACGCTCGTCAGCTAGCTAAAAAGGGCAAACGATTCGAGCAAATCGCGGCTGCCATCAAGGCTACAGGCAAGCCTACCGGCATTAAAGAGGCCCGCAAAAACTGGGTTGAGAAACGCTCAGCAGCTAAAGCAGAAGCTCTTGCAAGGTTAAAGTCTTAG
- a CDS encoding DUF3127 domain-containing protein — MSDQVKITGTISHISDEQQITEKMRKKLVVITTEGTYPEVVAVEFINDKIDLTEGYKVGQTASAYVNIRGREWNGKYFVSLAGWKLEGAASQTGQRAGSAQPQRAVKQNDTNDLPF; from the coding sequence ATGAGCGACCAGGTAAAAATTACCGGCACCATCTCCCACATCTCCGATGAGCAGCAAATCACGGAGAAGATGCGCAAGAAACTCGTTGTGATTACCACCGAGGGCACGTACCCGGAAGTAGTAGCCGTCGAGTTTATCAATGACAAGATCGACCTAACCGAAGGCTACAAGGTCGGGCAGACCGCCTCCGCCTACGTGAATATTAGGGGCCGTGAATGGAACGGCAAGTATTTCGTATCGCTGGCTGGCTGGAAATTAGAGGGTGCGGCCTCGCAGACGGGCCAGCGCGCGGGCTCTGCACAGCCGCAACGCGCTGTAAAACAGAATGATACGAATGATCTTCCGTTCTGA